Within the Borrelia parkeri genome, the region AATATAACGAGTTCTTTGAAAAAAATAATCCAATATACTAATACCCATCAATACTATTACTGAAAAAAAACATATTCTGTAAGCAAGACTTAATATAACAGAAATACCATCTTCAAGACTATATTCAAACATTCTTGAGATTTTACCTATATTGCTTCTTAGCATTATATAATATATAAAAGATATTATAGCAATTTTTGATAAACTTTTAAACAAATTAAAAAAAGCATCAAATGAACCAAAAGAATTTTTAATCCACTTTGAAAAATTTGGATTTACTCTATCCCAGTTGGGAACTACAGGTTTAAAGGTTATCAAAAAACCAACTTGCACAACGTTAATTAAAAAAACAACTATAAACGATATCAAAAGAAATACAATCACATATCCAAGCATCGATCTAATATATGCAAACCCCAATGAATAAATACTAATCGACATTATCTCCGGAAGCTTACCAGCTTGCCATCTAAAAACATCCATTAATTCGTAAGCAAAATAAGATAACATAAAGAAAAATACAGCAAATAATATGAAAAGAGTAACTGCCATATTAATTTCGGTTGATTTTAATACTTGTCCCTCTTCTCTTGCTTTTTGTTTTTTTTGTTCAGTAGGAAGTTCTGTTCTACCTTCATCCTCTGAGGCAAAAAAATTAAGAGGTATATACCAATTTTTACTTAAAAATTCATTTCTAATATTCATTTTAAGGTCTCAGAAAATAGATTTAAAGCATTCCTCATAGATTCTAAAGCAAGTTCAATTACTCTCTTAACAGACATCACCAAACTTGGAAAACCAATATATAAAATAATTAATCCCAATCCCAACGAAACTGCAAAACTAATCATTAACAAATTAATCTGGGGAGCGGTCTTTGAAAGTATGCCTAAAATTAAATATAAAAGTAAAAGAACTCCCAATATTGGAAGAGAAATTATCAAAGCTTTTTCAAAAAGAATAGCAAAAGAATAAAATATCAACTTAATAAATTCATAATTTTTTATATTAACCATATTTTCAACTCTAACATTTAAAACAGAATCATGTACTCCAATCATAAAGAAACGCAATAAAACATTATTTGA harbors:
- the flhB gene encoding flagellar biosynthesis protein FlhB, translated to MNIRNEFLSKNWYIPLNFFASEDEGRTELPTEQKKQKAREEGQVLKSTEINMAVTLFILFAVFFFMLSYFAYELMDVFRWQAGKLPEIMSISIYSLGFAYIRSMLGYVIVFLLISFIVVFLINVVQVGFLITFKPVVPNWDRVNPNFSKWIKNSFGSFDAFFNLFKSLSKIAIISFIYYIMLRSNIGKISRMFEYSLEDGISVILSLAYRICFFSVIVLMGISILDYFFQRTRYIENLKMTKEEVKQERKEMEGDPLLRSRMRERMREILNANLKVTVPQADVVITNPEHFAVAIKWDSNTMLAPRVLAKGQDEIAFVIKQIARENNIPVMENKPLARDLYANVDVNEEIPREYWEIVSKILVKVYSIAKKFN